One segment of Castanea sativa cultivar Marrone di Chiusa Pesio chromosome 3, ASM4071231v1 DNA contains the following:
- the LOC142628922 gene encoding uncharacterized protein LOC142628922, with protein sequence MGHKCKTPRIFLMEGLQEVGCQGVQDLQLEEVTSKQDFQLELQHEVEKIPEGVVEITLYALLGSPSPVECDASRLGIKAVLMQDHRPLAFHNQALKGRSLHLSTYEKEFLDLITRVGTRTQQKWITKLLGYSFLVEYKKDKENKAANALSRRIRGSYRSDLEYQQLLTDLTASTPFNTHFSLQNGLLLYKDKVFLNSNSPLKPLSFPIPAKPWLDISIDFNTGLPKSQGYEVILVVVDKLAKFVHFMPLSHLYIAAKVAQIFMRVVFKFHGLPRSIVSDSDVAFTSTFWKDLFKLQGTELAMSLAYHPQIDGQN encoded by the exons ATGGGGCACAAGTGCAAGACTCCAAGAATTTTCCTTATGGAGGGTTTACAAGAAGTAGGCTGTCAGGGTGTGCAAGATCTTCAATTGGAGGAAGTAACTAGTAAACAAGACTTTCAGTTAGAATTGCAGCATGAGGTGGAAAAAATTCCTGAAGGAGTGGTAGAGATAACTCTCTATGCATTGCTGGGTAGCCCATCGCCAG TGGAGTGTGATGCTTCTAGACTTGGTATTAAGGCTGTTTTAATGCAGGATCACAGACCTTTGGCTTTCCACAACCAAGCCCTTAAGGGTAGGAGCTTACATTTGTCCACTTATGAAAAGGAATTTCTGGACTTAATCACT AGGGTAGGAACTCGTACTCAACAAAAGTGGATTACCAAGCTTTTGGGGTACTCCTTTTTGGTTGAATATAAGAAGGATAAGGAAAACAAGGCTGCTAATGCTCTTTCTAGAAGAATAAGG GGTAGTTACAGGTCTGATTTAGAGTACCAGCAATTACTCACTGACTTAACTGCTTCCACCCCATTTAAtactcatttttctcttcaaaatggGTTGTTGCTTTATAAGGATAAAGTGTTTCTTAATTCCAATTCACCTTTGAAACCCTTG TCATTCCCTATTCCAGCCAAACCCTGGTTGGATATTAGCATTGATTTCAATACTGGTCTTCCCAAATCTCAAGGTTATGAAGTAATCTTGGTAGTGGTTGATAAGCTTGCTAAGTTTGTACATTTCATGCCGTTGTCCCACCTTTATATTGCTGCTAAGGTGGCTCAGATTTTCATGAGAGTTGTGTTTAAGTTTCATGGGTTGCCTAGGTCCATTGTAAGTGATAGTGATGTTGCTTTCACCTCTACTTTTTGGAAGGATTTATTCAAACTCCAAGGCACTGAATTGGCTATGTCCTTAGCCTACCATCCTCAGATTGATGGGCAAAATTAA